The window GAATGTAATTATGAAAATTCCCTGGCGGAATCACGATAGAATCGAAATTGAGATCTTTCAGATATTTTCCATATGTTTTGAGTAGTTTTGATTTTAGTTGTTCATCAGCCAACCACAACATATCAAGATGTTCAATATTTTCATTAAACACTCCAAACGGTTCAAAATCAGGGCTTTTTTGTTCGGGTTTGAACAAAGATTTCAAACCACGACATTCACAATATGGAGGAGTGTATCTAGGCAACAAATCTCTGTTTTTATATAACAAATCCGCAATAGAAATAACGCTACTTTGTGTATTCATCAAATTTGTTCGTATATTTTCAATTTTTTTCTCCCTATCAAGACTTGATATTTTCAAATTTTTATCAGACTCGTACAAGCCTTCTTGAATTTTTTGTACAAATTTAAGATGGATCATTTTCATATTCTCAAATATTTCAGGGTTAGTGTGAGATATGTATCGGTCTACTGATACGTCTTCGATAAAATCAATTACTTGAAAACACACATCTTTTGTCTTGTGTTTGACCCACTGATCATATACAGAATATTTTGATACACATACATGTGAAGCAAGATGATAAAGCGTTGCAAAAAATACGCACCAAAGATTTTTCCTACCATTGTGATTGTTATCAAACATCATTCCTTCAAACAGATATTTGTTATCATATTTTTGTGGCAGAGGTATGACAAGTTTTAGTTTAGAACCAAACTTCATTATTGGAAATTGAGTTTTTTTTGAGAATGTAATGTCAATATCACCTGGTTTAGTTTGTGAAAAGGTGTGAAAGATATTCTCCACATATTCTAAAAAACTTGGTACCTTGTCTTTTATCATATTCCAGCTATTTTTCGAACTATTTTTCTTACCACATCCTGAATCTCGACATCATCGCTGGTAAGTGAGATTATGGTTTCTTCTGCTGCATCAATTAGTGCAGTACCATCTGAGATCAACATTGCCCAGTTTAGTAGGTCGCCGATTGATGGCCCATAAGGAAGATCACCTGTTTTGTATTGCTTGCGTAATTCTGCTCCAACTTTGACCAATATTTCGGCATCTTGCCTGCTTAGATTACTAGTTTTTTTCATTAGCAAATCGATTTCTTTATCATCAATTTTTGGACCCACACTCATATAGTCAAAATTCAACCACACACTCATTCTTCGCCTCATTGCAGCATTGATTGGCTTTGTACCTGCAAATTCAGAAGATACTGGATTCATGCTAATTATCAAAAAGGCATCCTTGTGCCTCTGAATTATTTCATTGTCTTTTTCTGTTAATACCATGTGACCTCTTTGATCCAAGATAGGATTGAGCCTTGTTGCAATATCTTGTTTCATCATGTTAGCTTCATCCAGATACAATATTCCCCCATATCTTGACCAAGAAGTTATCAATCCGTCTATCCAGTTCTCTTTTCCCAATCCCACATATCTACCAAAAAGATCAAACACAGAGGTCTGCAAACCACAATTTATTTCCCAGAGTGGAAGACCTGCAAGCTCTGCAACAAGATATACAATGTGTGTCTTTCCTGTTCCGCTAGGTCCAATTAATGCACATTGTTTGAAAAATGCCAGGGCACGAGCAATTCTTTCGACATATTTTTCTCCGTTGTCAAGATATGGAGGCGTATCTTTTGGTATGAGTTCAGAAATTTCAGGTGAAAATGAAAATGCTTCTGGTGTAAGATATTTTTTGATATCATAGTTTTTTGACAAGGCATGTGTAGTTCTTTTTAATTTGGAAACATGAATGTTTAGAGTAAAGTTGTCATTATTTATCTTTGAAGTAGTGACTTCTTTTGTTCTCTGACCTATAGAATTTTCCATATTCTTGGATTCAATGTGCCTCATGTATTACTTAAGCATGTAATGTGTATCATGATACTACATGCAGGCGGTTAAGTTGCATAATATTTTCTTACAAGCATTGAATCCTAAGATAGAAATCACTTCGACATCATTTTCAAAACTAAAAAACGACAATTCATTTTCAAAATATAACATAGAGGCATCTCTTGATGAGGTAGAAAGCAGAGATTCAGAGGTAGTCCTAAAATACAAGCTTGTCTTTTTGTCAAACCCTACAAACTCAAAGATACAAGTAGAAGGATTGACAACACTTTATGGAGACCAGTCTGCCATATCTGCACAACTTGGCCCTGATGAGCAAAACATACCTATAGTTCTAGGTTTGATATATCAGGAAATCTTTCCATTGTTGTTTATTACATCAAAAAGTATGCATATACCATGTCCTGCATATAAATTAGCACAAATGACAGCACAACCATCATCAACTAAGACTGCATCAGATCAAATCCCGAAATCAGCAGATGTAAAAACAGTCGAATTATCGGATAATGAAAATACCATTGAAGAACAGATAGAGACTGAATCTACACTCAAAGAACAAGTCATTGAACAGCAAATGTAAGTATGTAAAAAAGACATACACACCGATAATATCTATTTTTGATGAACAAAACAAGAGGCAATGAGAAAAGTAAGATCATCGCATAGAGGTCTGAGTACTATAGTCACAGCTGGCATAATGCTTAGTGCAGTAGCAGTTTTGGGAAGTGCTGTAGTAACCTGGTCAAATGGAAATCTCAAGGCATACGAAATATCCCTATCCAATGCGGCAGCAAACAATACAAACAAAATTAATGAAAACTTGTCAATAGAAAATATTGCATTTTGTACTAATTGTTCGGGCAATAATGCAAAAAAGGTAATCAATGTTACATTGACCAACACAGGTGCTACAAGCCTAAAGATAACTCAAATTCAGGTAAACAATACTCTGATAACACAGTATTACAGTTCTAGTTCTAGCCTCCCAACAAACATACTATCTCAAAAGTCATACACAGTATCAGCACAACTTGCAACAGGTACTTGGAACAAGGGAAGTGTGAATACCATCACTGTTACAACTGCAAGAGGTTCCACATATACAACACAGGCGGCACCATGATGAAAACTCGTAGAGGTTTAAGCACGGTAGTTGGCACAGTATTTGCAATAATTGCATTGACTACAACGATAACTTATGTAACATACAGTATGAATACTTTGGACAAATATAACCAGTCATCTTTAATGAAAAATCAGCAGTTAACAGATTTTGATAAAGAAAAATTCCAGATTTCTAGTGTGACAGTTCCAAATAACAAATTCAATATAACAGTCTCAAACAGTGGAAGTCTTCCAATTACATTTACAAAAATATGGATTCAAAATACAACTACAACTGATTGGATTAACAGCTATACGCCAATAAATAATTTTGTTGTTCCAGGCGGAATGTTGAAAAACATAGGACAAAACATACCAGTTACCATCAATTCTGCAAATTCATACAATGTAAAATTGGTAACATCGAGAGGAAACACACAGCAATTTACAATGAATTCACCTAATACAGCTCCATTGAATATTCAATTACTATCAATTCCAAGCAATGTAGATGTTGGCTTTAATTCAACACTTGTTATGGTAATAACGAATAATGGATCAAACACACTGACTAATATAATTCCAAATACACCAATTCAGACGGCAGGTTTTGCTACATGTTCTCTAGGCAATGTAGTTCCTACTAAATATGATACTTTACCCCCTGGTAGCACAGCGATATTCAAATGGGATGTAATAGTAAAGACAGGATCCGATTCTCAGTCATGTACTTTCACGGCATCGCCGCCACTTCAAAATGGCTATACTAGACAGAGTGTATCTGCAAAAGTAACTATAACAGTGATAACATTCACCCAAACTTTGTTGGCTAAAAATACAGGAATACTTACCTTAGATTATACTTCTTTCCGATGGACCCAAGATGCTGCACCTTACGCTGGCGCGTGGCAAACAGGATGGAGTTTTCCCAGTAGCCCACACACCGTATTCGCAGTGAATGTAACAAATAACAATGCAACTAGTGATTTCTACGTATCAGCAAATTCGCAGGTTTTCTACAGAGGAACTAGTAGTTCAAATACTAACTCATTTTGGCTTGTAAATGGTACTAGTGGTACAAGTCAAGCACCTTCCTTCCCACTTAAACAATATACTTGTGGGGGTCAAAATGATTTTTGTACAAAAATTCCTGCTGGAAGAACAGCGGTATTATACTTTGGTGCTGGTGCACTTCAAGGAGGCAATGGTAAACCAACTCAACATCTTAATCAGGCAGATACTTATTTTACAGTCATGCTTCTATACGGGAAATATTCAGACAGTCAAACTAATAGCGGATCACAGTATTCTCAAAGTTTACCATACCTGGCATGGATTGGCACCTAGTAGAGGATCACATACAAACAATCCCATTTTTTGACAAACAACATATTGTCTCAATAGGTTAAAAATAGAACATCTTTTGAGATATTTTATGTCAAATTTAGCAACTAGACATTTTGTGTAATATTAAATTACATACACATCTTATTTATACAAAAAGACAAATTTTTTACATGTCTGCTCCTGACAATGCCAGTCCAGACGACCTAGCTTCTGCAGTAAAGGCAATGGATGACCTAGTAGAAGAGGCCATCCAGATATACGAGTTAGACAAGGAAAAAACCAACATTACAGATGAGTTGTACAACTCGCTCAAAGTAATAACAAATTATCTTGGATTTTCTATTGATGTAGACCCACAGATTCTAAACTTGCCACAGGATATAAGAATAATACTGATGCCATCACTAGATTTGCTCATAATAAAACCTAATTTCAAATCAGAGCAAAAGAGATTAGACCAGTTAAACCTAGATGAAATATCAAACATATTAAAGTTTATCATTCCTAACATCATAAACATGGCAAGATCAGATAGAATTCTAAAGAGTCAAAAGGTTTCATTTATGCGCGAAGCTACAAAGAGACTAAAACGATTACCTGGTTCTAACGTAGAAGATATGATTGTAACAGACACCGCATTACAAGTGGATGGAATTTAAAAATGAGAGAAGTCAAATATTTACGTACAATTTCTGAATTACAGTCATTCATTGAAAACGATTTACAAGCACATAAGAAAAAATCATCCGAGTATTCAGAGGCAATAGGTGAGAAATTACGCTCTGAAAATACTGCAAGTGACTCTGCAGAAATGGCAGAACTAAAAGAAAAACTTGATGGCCCAACAGACCCAAAAAAGAAAAAACCAATCAAGAAAAAAGATCAAAAAACAAACTGGTATGATTTTAACAACATCTCAATATATGACGGAATTGGTACAAAAGGAGAATTAGAGATTTATTTCAAGGCCTTGGAGGAGATCAAAGCAAGGATAGAGAAACTCGAAAAGATCAAAACTACTGTTGACGACATGATTGAAAAAGGAGTAAAAAAGGATCTAGGTTGCATTATTTTCTTAACTCAGGACTTGAATCTGCAGATTGCATTCATAAAACCACGACAATCCAAGACTAGATTTTCATACAAATCGATCGCGAGTATGCCAGTGGAGATTTACCATTGAAATCAAAATATATCATTATAAGCAAAAATGATTATAATATATCACATAAATATCATAGTATCTATGTAAATTTCATATTTATTAAGTCAAATAAGATCCAAAATCGATCAAGATCAGCAAACCAACGATCAATAAATCAAACCACTTCAATATACCGGATCTGTGTGTGAGGATGAACAACGAAGAATTACAACAGTCAATTTTTGACTCGGATGCAGGTTCTGCCATGTACGAACACAAGATGGCATTTGACAAGCTAAAAGATGAGCTTGCCAAGTTTGGTCTTACATCTAATCAAAGTAAGGTGTACACATATCTTGGAAAATATGGTTCCAGAACAGCCCCAGAAGTATGTAAGGCACTCAAATTACCAAGGACTGAGACATATCATCTATTGACAGTATTACAAAATAAAGGACTAGTATCTGCTACATTCCAAAATCCTATACGTTTTTCTGCAGAACCATTAAACAAGGCAATATGGGTGCTTGTCAATGCAGAAAAAGAGCGCATCAATGTGCTAGAAAAACAAGAAACAGAGATTATGAAAATATGGAAATCAATTCCAGAATACAATGAAACATTAGAGACCAAGGACGATAAATTTCAAATGTTACAGAGTGACAACCAGACAAACAGTAAGATAAAAAAGATGATAGAGACTGCTGAAGATGAGTTTCTTGTAATTGGAGCAGAAAAAGACTTTCTAAGATTTTATCGTTCAGATTTTTTTGAAGAGATTGACAAGAAAAAGACAGACATGAAACTTTTGACATCAATATCTGAAAAGATGAAATACATTTTTGACGATATTGATAGATCTAAAGTTCGAATGATGCCATCAGATATACGTCAGAATCTATGTTTTCTCATAAAAGATAGCAACGAAATGGTGTTTTTCATGAAAAAATCAAACAATACATCAGAACAAATGTCAGCAGTGTGGACAGATTCCGAAGCCCTGATTTATTCCATGAAACTTCTTTTTGATACACTTTGGACAAAATCAAACAAAATACATCTATAGTATCACGTAGATATTCTAGGATGCATTATCTGCAATCCAAGTTCGTTTAGCTTCATCGGAAATACCTGTTCACTATGTTTCATTCCCTGTAGTTTGACTACTTGGATTGATCGTTCCATCGCATCTCCTTTTCTTACACGATAAAGCATTATCAAGCCAGATGCGATATACCACTCTACATGTACCTTATCAGGCAATTCAGATTGTGATAGTAATATCGAGGTGCAATTTTGGCCCTCAAGTGCATATATCATTCCCTGTAGTCCTTGTCTTATGTAAAAGTCATCAGTATATTGCATTTCAAGAACAGAGAGAGAATCAAGAACAAGTCTTTTTGCACCTATTCTTTTGATGCTACTCAAGATAAGTTGGGTCAAATGCATGAAAGGCATTTGTTCTCCACGATAAAGCGATTCATCAAATGCAATAAAACCCTCTTCTTTCTTAAAAGGCCTTGCGTCAATTATTATCATCTTTCCTTCCTCTATTAATTTCTGGACATCCCACCCAAAAGATTTGAAATCGTTTTTAATTTCAGATGGGCTTTGTGATAGTGTAACAAAAATACCTGGCTCTTCAAAGTCTTTTGCCCCGGAATAGAGAAATTGTATTCCAAAAGTTGTTTTACCGCTTCCAATAGAACCAGAAACTACTATAGTCTGTCCTTGTCTAAATCCTCCCGATATAACAGAGTCAAATCCTGAAATTCCAGTTTTGACCTTAATAGACTCACCCATAAGAAAAAATTCTCAAAAAATATATTTAAAGACTAGTGAAGTTTTCAATATGACAGAATTCCAAAGTGGAAGAAATCAAACCAGACAAAGATAAACTGTCAAAGCAACCCACCACAAGATAGAGAAAATATACATCAATGTGAGAAAAGAGTAGATGATACCCAGTTTAAGGTAACTTATTTTTTAACAAGTGCAAATATGCCACCCGCACCATAAGCTATTGCTATCATAATTCTAGAAGTTATCACAGCTGTTGTTTGATTAGAAATTAGTGATGTATCAATTATTACTGCCAGAGGTAGTGCTGCAAGAGACACTGCACCTACTATGATTTGTTCCAGATTTACAAGATTACTAAATTTTTTCATAAAGAAAAATGTGGAAGTATTTCCTAGTCCTATTCCAAACAATATCAGATACTGGTAATAATGTGGAAGTACTCCTATCATTGCAAAAGGTGCGGCCCAGCATAGTCCATTTATTGCCTTGACTGCAGGAGGCCATGTTACACTGTTTTTCATTCTTCCACGGATGGAAGAGAGCATAGACCTGAATTTTCCAATTATTATTCCAAATGTTATCGCAAAACTTCCGAACCAAATTATTGCATAATAAAAGATTGGCTCTTTGTGCTCAAATGAGATCTCACTGAGGATCGATGCGGTTCCTACAGATATTGCTACACCTACAAACAGAATGCCAAACGCCCGTCGTACTTCTAGTGGAGATTTTTGCACGACTTCAAGTGTAATTCATCTTAGATATAATTTAAGAGACTGGAATTCAATATCATACAAACGCCCAATAAAACGTTGAGTTTAATTATTAATTGGATTGCATCAAATAGATAGTTGAAAAAAGCGCTTGTTGGAATAATAATGGGATCAAGTTCTGACAGCAAGATAATGCATTCTGCTGCTACAATATTAGATGAATTTGGTGTAGCCCATGAGGATCAGATAGTTTCTGCACATAGAACACCAACAAGATTATCAGATTATGCAAAACATGCTGAAAAGGAAGGATTCAAGGTCATAATTGCAGGAGCAGGAGGTTCAGCGCATCTACCAGGAATGATAGCATCCCATACTGTAATTCCAGTCATAGGCGTGCCAATAATGGTTTATAATGACAAGGCAAATTCCGACAAGTTCAAGTTTTCAGCATTTGGAGGACTAGATGCTCTGTTATCAATATCAGAGATGCCAACTGGATCTCCAGTTGTAACAGTCGGAGTAAACAAGGCCGCAAATGCAGGATTATACGCAGTAAAGATTCTTGCAAACGAATTCCCAGAACTAAGAAGCAAGTTAAAAAAACACAAAGAAACCCAATACAATTCAGTAATCAAAGAATCAGATGAAATGAGAAAGATAGGCCTGGCCAGATTTGCAGGCAAGAAAAAATAGAAACTAGTTTCCTCTACTAGATATTTGCATTACTGGAATTGAGAAATATATCGGATATACTTTTCCAGTAGTCGGGTGGTTATAGTTCCATCTTTTATCTTGTGGATCTATTTTGATAAATTGTGATGTCATGTCAGGAGACAACATCTTGTATGCCTCTTCGCCTATTGTCATCTGGTTTGGTTGCGCAAGAGGTAAGATTTTTGATGCAATTGTTATGCTATGGCCTATCAAGTCAGGCTCAGAACCAAGAACAACAATTCTGTTTTTACCCACATCAATTCCAATTCGTATGCTTATCTTTGGCAAACCAAAGCTTGCAAACATTGGATTTAGAGAATGTGTTATCAGCATATTCATAGAGCGTGCGCAGCGTATTGCATTTTCCGCCATGTTTCCAAAATCTTTCAATTCTGGGAAAAATGCAATTACTGCATCTCCAGTATATTTTAAAACAAAACCAGCATGTTTTGATATGACCACAGACATTTCCTCAGAAAAAACCTTGATAAGACCTGATAGCTCTTCAGAACTAAGAGATGTGGCTATTTTCGTAGAGCCTACTATATCCACATATAAAACAGCAGTATTGATTTCATTTTCTGGCCACAGGCTCAAAAATCTGCTAGAAATATACTTGAGAAATGCTTGAGAATAGGAGTCACTTTGTTTCCTTTTATACAAAGAAAAGTTTCGTTGAATCCTAGTCAAGCTTTGAATTACAAATTCATCATCAGCAGTAAGAATCTGGAATTTTTCCACAGGTTTTACCTGAGATACTACAGCTTCAAGATTTTCAAGTGGAACAAATTTTTTCTCAATTACGTCATAGTATCCTTTTTCACCCTCTATTGCTTGAGGCTCAAGCTTTACTTTGCTAGTTGTAAGTCCAAATGGAAATGTTGTTTTTTGTTTATTTGCTGCAATTAATATGACACTATCATATTCACTAAGAGCTAATCCTTGTTCATTTTCTACACCAGAACTAATATCAATTATACGAGAAATTGGAAATATTGAGATTTTTCCAGTGTTTGAATTTGAACGAATTACTTCTATGACATCATGTTCAGAATTGTCTGACACTGTTGTTTGCAGTATGAATTTATCTCTAAATTCAGATCTATACATTCCAGTACCTTTGGCAGCATGTACTTCAGAACCTACCGTAGCTCCACGACTCTTTACTTTTACAATATTAACATTAATCCCAAGCATATCAAGCGCATCTGTAACAGCAGTCAAATCATTTCGCGGTAGTTCTGCCTCTATTCGTATCATTTCTTAGTCAGAACTATTTATCACATATACCCATTTAAACTAGTTTTTTAATTATCGTATGTTGTTATCCACAGTGATACTTTAATTTACGACATGTCAAGGATTGAGATATTGGAATTAAGCGAGATTTTATACACAGTAATTTCAGAGCATGAAGAACAAAAGATACTCTCTGAAATAGCACAAGGTCATAGTGCTGGCATCATAAAGAGCATTTTTGAACAATGCATATCCATTATCAAGAGCAAACACGAGATAAAACAAGATACACTTGTTACAGTTGCCGAAGGGTTACTGCATTACTTGCTTACTGTAACCATGATTCCAAGCAAACGAAAAACAACATTCCAAGGAATTGACATAGATGTTGCAGTCCCAGATACCATAACATTAGGAACTTCACCACAAGAGGTTGTCATAATATCATTCCCAAAAACAAACGACATGAGAGAGATAAATATGCAAATTGATAACATAAAAAAAATTCAACCAAACCAAGACAACATATGGTTTGTACTTGAAAAAGACATGAACCTTGGAATTAAGACATATACAGTACAGGACTCGATGACATTTACAAACATAATTGATGATTTGAAAAGTTTTACATCAAACAAAAAGCAATCCAAATTAAAAATTTTCAAGATATAAGAGATTGTAAATCAATATTTTTTTCAATGTATGGCATTACTGTTTCATAACTATCACAATCTTTCACAAATGGTAAAACTCCCAAAATATCAACTCCAGTTATTTCATGAATCGTAAGAGGTGAATTTTTTTCTTCAGGACCACCTTTTTCATCATAATTATTTACAACTATGCCTTTGATTGAGACTCCATGATTACGACACGTATTGACGGTCATCATAGTATGATTCAATGTACCCAGAGTGGATCTAGTGACAATAATTGTTTCAAGACCAATCTCTTTTATCAAGTCAGACACAAAATAATCCCGAGTAAGAGGAGTCATTATTCCACCAATTCCTTCTACAAGCATCATATCGTGTCGTTTTTGTAATTTTGTAAATTGTTCAAAAATTACTTTTTTGTCAAATGACAGATGTAGTATCTTGCTTGCATCATAGGGAGATACTGGGAGCGGCATAAAAATCGGATTTATTTCATTTTCCAAATCATTTACTTTTGCCGCACTATGCAAAATGGAAACATCTGTTGACCGAAACCCAGTCTTTGAAGAAATCCCTGTTGCGACAGGTTTCATTACACCCACGTTGATACCACGCTTTTGCAAACATGAGGCAAGTGCAGCGGTAAAGAAGGTTTTTCCTACACCTGTGTCAGTACCAGTTACAAAGTAGGATTTCATAGAATACAATCAGCAATGTTGTTTAATAATTAACTTATCATTATTAATACGACCACGTGAGATATCTCATGCGTAGTTTTGTCTGGCATCCATACACACAGATGGGAGACTGGAAGAAATTCGATGTAATATCAAAAGGCAAAGGAATGTGGCTCTACGACACAGATGGGAATTCACTCATGGACAGCGTAGCAAGCATGTGGTGCAATGTATGGGGACACTCAAATAAAGAACTGACAAAGGCAATGATAAAACAAACAAAAACATTACAGCACTCATCACTGTTTAATTTAACAAATGACAAGGCAGAATCACTTGCAAGAGAATTGATAACGCTTGCACCCCAGATGCACAAAGTATTCTATTCTGATGACGGTTCTACTGCGATGGAGATTTCTGCGAAAATGGCGTTACAATATTGGCACAACATCGACAAAAAAAAGACCAAGTTTGTATCACTTGAGAATGGATACCATGGAGACACCATAGGAACAATGTCATTAGGATATGTGCCTTTATTTTTCTCAAAATTCAAATCAGTGTTATTTCCAGTTCTACGAACTCCATCACCAAATAGATACAGAATGCCAAAAGGATACTCTTATGAAGACTTTCAGGAACATTGCATAGATTCAATTGAGAAAATATTTGTGAAAAACAGCGATATTGCAGCTTTTGTGATGGAAAGTGGTGCGCAGCTAGCAGGCGGTGTTGTAGTATACCCCAAAGATTTTCAGAAAAAAGTAAGCAAACTATGCAAAAAACACGATGTCCTATTCATACTTGATGAAATTGCAACAGGATTTGGAAGACTAGGTTCAATGATCGAATATCAGGCACAACAGAGTATTCCAGACATTGTATCATATGGAAAAATGTTATCAGGAGGATACCTGCCGCTTGCAGCTACACTCGCAAATAAAAAAGTCTATGATTCCTTTCTCGGAGAATATAAAGATATGAAACATTTCTTCCATGGACATACTTTTACTGGTAATCCTTTAGCATGTGCAACAGCATTATCAAATATTTCATTATACAAAAAATACAATTTAATCTACAAAATTAAAAAGCGCGCAGCTCAAATGCAGTCATACATAGACACGATTTCAGGCTTGAAACTAGTCGGAGATGTACGACATAAGGGAATGATGATGGGAATAGAACTAGTAACAGACAAGAGTAAAAAAACCCCTATATCTCCAGATAAAAAAATACCACAG of the Candidatus Nitrosotalea sinensis genome contains:
- the purE gene encoding 5-(carboxyamino)imidazole ribonucleotide mutase; this translates as MGSSSDSKIMHSAATILDEFGVAHEDQIVSAHRTPTRLSDYAKHAEKEGFKVIIAGAGGSAHLPGMIASHTVIPVIGVPIMVYNDKANSDKFKFSAFGGLDALLSISEMPTGSPVVTVGVNKAANAGLYAVKILANEFPELRSKLKKHKETQYNSVIKESDEMRKIGLARFAGKKK
- a CDS encoding adenylate/guanylate cyclase domain-containing protein, with protein sequence MIRIEAELPRNDLTAVTDALDMLGINVNIVKVKSRGATVGSEVHAAKGTGMYRSEFRDKFILQTTVSDNSEHDVIEVIRSNSNTGKISIFPISRIIDISSGVENEQGLALSEYDSVILIAANKQKTTFPFGLTTSKVKLEPQAIEGEKGYYDVIEKKFVPLENLEAVVSQVKPVEKFQILTADDEFVIQSLTRIQRNFSLYKRKQSDSYSQAFLKYISSRFLSLWPENEINTAVLYVDIVGSTKIATSLSSEELSGLIKVFSEEMSVVISKHAGFVLKYTGDAVIAFFPELKDFGNMAENAIRCARSMNMLITHSLNPMFASFGLPKISIRIGIDVGKNRIVVLGSEPDLIGHSITIASKILPLAQPNQMTIGEEAYKMLSPDMTSQFIKIDPQDKRWNYNHPTTGKVYPIYFSIPVMQISSRGN
- the bioA gene encoding adenosylmethionine--8-amino-7-oxononanoate transaminase; this encodes MRSFVWHPYTQMGDWKKFDVISKGKGMWLYDTDGNSLMDSVASMWCNVWGHSNKELTKAMIKQTKTLQHSSLFNLTNDKAESLARELITLAPQMHKVFYSDDGSTAMEISAKMALQYWHNIDKKKTKFVSLENGYHGDTIGTMSLGYVPLFFSKFKSVLFPVLRTPSPNRYRMPKGYSYEDFQEHCIDSIEKIFVKNSDIAAFVMESGAQLAGGVVVYPKDFQKKVSKLCKKHDVLFILDEIATGFGRLGSMIEYQAQQSIPDIVSYGKMLSGGYLPLAATLANKKVYDSFLGEYKDMKHFFHGHTFTGNPLACATALSNISLYKKYNLIYKIKKRAAQMQSYIDTISGLKLVGDVRHKGMMMGIELVTDKSKKTPISPDKKIPQKIFTEAKKHGIYQRTLGNIIMIVPPLAISEQELDYMMRGIIKTIKNVTHLA
- a CDS encoding vWA domain-containing protein, encoding MIKDKVPSFLEYVENIFHTFSQTKPGDIDITFSKKTQFPIMKFGSKLKLVIPLPQKYDNKYLFEGMMFDNNHNGRKNLWCVFFATLYHLASHVCVSKYSVYDQWVKHKTKDVCFQVIDFIEDVSVDRYISHTNPEIFENMKMIHLKFVQKIQEGLYESDKNLKISSLDREKKIENIRTNLMNTQSSVISIADLLYKNRDLLPRYTPPYCECRGLKSLFKPEQKSPDFEPFGVFNENIEHLDMLWLADEQLKSKLLKTYGKYLKDLNFDSIVIPPGNFHNYIQLKEKASPLLKRIRQQLRMVANLVDEPRIDQIGYLNMQMAIQAIASEGQTTDIFERDEIKRVEEAWAILIDKSASMSLRFDQVKEFTICVSESANDLAGKSDAWALFSFDNNFQILKDFKEKYDHEVQARIGSLENNGLSLLPDALELTRRILVNDPRERKYIFVITDGHSSGYERINQHLTKITKKLDVSGISLIAIGVSKSTSKRFRNSVRGSSDLKQLVAKFITAYKTVSSDDM
- a CDS encoding AAA family ATPase, which codes for MENSIGQRTKEVTTSKINNDNFTLNIHVSKLKRTTHALSKNYDIKKYLTPEAFSFSPEISELIPKDTPPYLDNGEKYVERIARALAFFKQCALIGPSGTGKTHIVYLVAELAGLPLWEINCGLQTSVFDLFGRYVGLGKENWIDGLITSWSRYGGILYLDEANMMKQDIATRLNPILDQRGHMVLTEKDNEIIQRHKDAFLIISMNPVSSEFAGTKPINAAMRRRMSVWLNFDYMSVGPKIDDKEIDLLMKKTSNLSRQDAEILVKVGAELRKQYKTGDLPYGPSIGDLLNWAMLISDGTALIDAAEETIISLTSDDVEIQDVVRKIVRKIAGI
- a CDS encoding TrmB family transcriptional regulator: MNNEELQQSIFDSDAGSAMYEHKMAFDKLKDELAKFGLTSNQSKVYTYLGKYGSRTAPEVCKALKLPRTETYHLLTVLQNKGLVSATFQNPIRFSAEPLNKAIWVLVNAEKERINVLEKQETEIMKIWKSIPEYNETLETKDDKFQMLQSDNQTNSKIKKMIETAEDEFLVIGAEKDFLRFYRSDFFEEIDKKKTDMKLLTSISEKMKYIFDDIDRSKVRMMPSDIRQNLCFLIKDSNEMVFFMKKSNNTSEQMSAVWTDSEALIYSMKLLFDTLWTKSNKIHL
- a CDS encoding RAD55 family ATPase, which gives rise to MGESIKVKTGISGFDSVISGGFRQGQTIVVSGSIGSGKTTFGIQFLYSGAKDFEEPGIFVTLSQSPSEIKNDFKSFGWDVQKLIEEGKMIIIDARPFKKEEGFIAFDESLYRGEQMPFMHLTQLILSSIKRIGAKRLVLDSLSVLEMQYTDDFYIRQGLQGMIYALEGQNCTSILLSQSELPDKVHVEWYIASGLIMLYRVRKGDAMERSIQVVKLQGMKHSEQVFPMKLNELGLQIMHPRIST
- the bioD gene encoding dethiobiotin synthase, with the translated sequence MKSYFVTGTDTGVGKTFFTAALASCLQKRGINVGVMKPVATGISSKTGFRSTDVSILHSAAKVNDLENEINPIFMPLPVSPYDASKILHLSFDKKVIFEQFTKLQKRHDMMLVEGIGGIMTPLTRDYFVSDLIKEIGLETIIVTRSTLGTLNHTMMTVNTCRNHGVSIKGIVVNNYDEKGGPEEKNSPLTIHEITGVDILGVLPFVKDCDSYETVMPYIEKNIDLQSLIS